A stretch of Imperialibacter roseus DNA encodes these proteins:
- a CDS encoding carbon-nitrogen hydrolase family protein: MRICVAQTRPVKGDIAANIAQHKKLIHLAVDCKADVIVFPELSVTGYEPTLAKDLAMDASDARLDSLQQLADLHAITIGAGIPMKCAGGINITMVIFHPNAPRQTYSKKYLHADEEPFFISGENDSTRIKGTGIELAICYEISVPQHAANAAKNGGTVYLASVAKSAKGVEMAHKTLAEIATKYGMTALMANSVGPSDDFVGAGGSAIWDNKGKLVRQLDSDCEGLLIVDTETLEVEAKEFY; the protein is encoded by the coding sequence ATGAGAATTTGTGTGGCACAAACACGGCCGGTCAAAGGGGACATTGCTGCCAATATTGCGCAACACAAGAAGCTCATCCACCTTGCTGTTGATTGCAAGGCAGATGTTATTGTTTTCCCTGAGCTATCGGTCACAGGCTATGAGCCAACCCTGGCCAAAGATTTGGCTATGGACGCCAGCGATGCAAGACTTGACAGCTTGCAGCAGTTAGCAGACCTACACGCAATAACTATTGGAGCTGGCATCCCCATGAAGTGCGCAGGCGGAATCAACATCACAATGGTTATTTTCCACCCCAATGCACCCAGGCAAACCTATTCCAAAAAATACCTTCATGCAGATGAGGAGCCGTTTTTCATCAGTGGTGAAAACGACAGCACGAGAATCAAAGGAACCGGCATTGAGCTGGCCATTTGCTACGAAATATCGGTACCTCAGCATGCAGCGAACGCAGCCAAAAATGGCGGAACCGTTTATCTGGCTAGCGTAGCTAAATCTGCCAAAGGAGTGGAAATGGCCCACAAGACCTTAGCTGAGATAGCTACAAAGTATGGCATGACTGCACTAATGGCCAATTCGGTAGGGCCAAGCGATGACTTCGTGGGAGCTGGTGGGTCGGCCATTTGGGATAACAAAGGAAAGCTTGTGCGGCAATTGGATTCTGATTGTGAAGGACTATTGATAGTTGATACGGAAACACTGGAAGTAGAGGCGAAAGAGTTCTATTGA
- a CDS encoding MFS transporter, with product MKYITRTVWVLSLVSLFTDTASEMLYPIMPIYLKSIGFSIVLIGILEGVAEATAGLSKGYFGKLSDISGKRAPFVQIGYAFSAISKPMMAVFIFPVWIFFARTVDRFGKGIRTGARDAILSDEATPETKGKIFGFHRSMDTFGAVLGPVLALLYLYFFPEDYVTLFYIAFIPGILAVLASLLVRDKKQPGTKEPVKTSFFSFLNYWKVSPPAYRKLLIGLLAFALFNSSDIFLLLKAKQAGLDDTVIIGVYIFYNLVFALFALPLGMLADKIGLKRVFLFGLALFAVVYFSMSISTSIYVIAGLFFLYGVYAAATEGISKAWISNITSPKDTATAIGTYSGFQSICAMLASSLAGLIWYQFGPSVTFLVTGVAATCILGYFMTAVKYPAR from the coding sequence TTGAAATACATTACACGCACCGTTTGGGTACTATCGCTGGTGAGCCTGTTCACAGACACGGCCAGTGAGATGCTTTACCCCATCATGCCCATTTATCTGAAGTCCATTGGGTTTTCGATTGTACTCATCGGTATTCTCGAAGGCGTGGCGGAGGCCACCGCCGGCCTCAGCAAAGGGTATTTTGGCAAGCTTTCCGATATATCTGGGAAACGGGCGCCCTTTGTGCAAATCGGCTATGCCTTCAGCGCCATTTCCAAGCCCATGATGGCAGTATTCATTTTCCCCGTCTGGATCTTTTTCGCCCGCACAGTGGATCGGTTTGGGAAAGGCATTAGAACCGGAGCCAGAGACGCCATTTTATCAGACGAAGCCACTCCCGAAACCAAAGGTAAAATCTTTGGATTCCATCGGTCGATGGACACATTCGGGGCGGTGCTTGGGCCCGTGCTGGCATTACTATACCTCTACTTCTTTCCTGAAGATTACGTTACATTATTCTACATCGCTTTTATTCCCGGTATCCTGGCAGTACTGGCGTCTCTGCTGGTCAGAGACAAAAAGCAACCTGGCACTAAGGAACCAGTAAAAACATCGTTCTTTTCCTTTTTGAACTACTGGAAGGTGAGCCCACCTGCCTACCGTAAACTTCTGATTGGGCTACTGGCCTTTGCGTTGTTCAATAGCTCCGACATTTTCCTTTTGCTGAAAGCTAAACAAGCAGGCCTTGACGACACGGTCATCATCGGAGTATACATCTTCTACAACCTGGTGTTTGCCCTATTTGCCCTTCCTTTAGGCATGCTGGCCGATAAAATCGGGCTGAAGAGGGTGTTCCTTTTTGGCCTTGCGCTGTTTGCTGTTGTGTACTTCTCCATGAGTATCAGCACCAGCATTTATGTCATAGCGGGCTTGTTCTTCCTCTACGGCGTGTATGCCGCAGCCACAGAAGGAATCTCAAAAGCCTGGATCAGTAATATTACCAGTCCGAAAGACACTGCTACAGCCATCGGCACTTACTCGGGCTTCCAAAGCATTTGTGCCATGCTGGCGAGCTCCCTGGCGGGATTGATCTGGTATCAATTTGGCCCAAGTGTTACATTTTTGGTAACAGGAGTAGCCGCCACTTGCATCCTTGGCTACTTTATGACAGCCGTCAAATACCCGGCTCGGTAG
- a CDS encoding TonB-dependent receptor domain-containing protein has protein sequence MSRITKLILNILVLVPLAISAQNSAITVSGSIKDSKSQSELAYVSVVLKNETDSAFVSGTITNDEGLFVLTGVRPGKYVLEASYVGFKPLKQPLFVGSLSKFLEVAPITLEEDIETLSEVVVTGQQDAVSESLDKKTFTVADNVSQAGGSVLQAMQNLPGVTVQDGKVLLRGNDRVAVLIDGKQTALTGFGSQSGLDNLPASAIEKIEIINNPSSKYDANGNAGIINIIYKKDKQEGFNGKVGVSSGLGALWVKNENLPTIRPQYQATPKINPSLSLNYKKNKVNTFLQADNLYTHTLNKNEFVTRTYDDGTVIYNQTKRNRDTNLFSGKTGMDWSIDDANSLTVSGFFSSEKILDRGDEPFFEGDLSNRYRLWQFLEDELKTTVMATAAYQHKYKQPGRLLNIGFNYTYHRENEQYFFDNILPESTGRDAFKLISDEHVADFNLDYVQPLQYGRFETGLKFRRRTIPTNMQFFPGLNSPIDSAAGGWANYGELIPAVYGNYVFENEKYEVEAGVRVEYVKIDYKVNPDHPTYKTSGYNYTQPFPNVRLAYKLNENNKLSVFFNRRVDRPNEVDIRIFPKYDDAEIIKVGNPGLRPQFTTNYELGHKGSWNTGYLYSSVYHKQMDATITRIGSIVPGSVLIYNIFQNAGKSYNTGFEILLSQSLDKWATVNFSVNGYQNIIEAFTVTNLYPKVNVFTAARQEILSGNVKLNSVFHLAKQVDIQLSGTYLAPDIIPQGTIGTRFSLDLGVKKSMQQGRGELYANATDLLNTMRVKREIQGDGFKYLATDYYETQVVRVGYSYKF, from the coding sequence ATGAGTCGAATCACAAAGTTAATTCTGAATATCCTGGTTCTAGTGCCTTTGGCAATATCAGCCCAAAACAGTGCCATCACAGTATCAGGATCAATAAAAGACAGCAAATCACAATCGGAACTGGCTTATGTTAGCGTCGTGCTGAAAAATGAGACAGACAGTGCGTTTGTGTCAGGCACTATCACCAACGACGAAGGGCTATTTGTGCTTACTGGTGTGAGACCGGGCAAGTATGTATTGGAAGCCTCCTATGTTGGCTTTAAACCCCTAAAACAACCACTGTTTGTGGGTAGCCTAAGCAAGTTTCTAGAGGTAGCTCCCATCACTTTGGAGGAGGACATCGAAACGTTAAGCGAAGTGGTTGTCACCGGTCAGCAAGATGCCGTTAGTGAATCGCTCGACAAAAAGACCTTCACTGTAGCCGACAACGTTAGCCAGGCAGGTGGCTCCGTGCTCCAGGCCATGCAAAACCTGCCGGGAGTAACCGTGCAGGATGGCAAAGTACTTTTGAGAGGTAATGACCGGGTGGCAGTGCTGATTGATGGAAAACAAACGGCCCTGACAGGTTTCGGTTCACAATCGGGCCTTGACAATTTGCCTGCATCGGCCATCGAGAAAATTGAAATCATCAACAATCCCTCCTCCAAGTACGACGCCAATGGCAATGCCGGCATTATCAACATCATTTATAAAAAAGACAAACAGGAAGGCTTCAACGGAAAAGTGGGCGTCTCTTCAGGCCTGGGGGCACTTTGGGTGAAAAACGAAAACCTGCCCACCATTCGGCCGCAATACCAGGCAACACCCAAAATCAATCCGTCACTATCTCTTAACTACAAGAAAAATAAGGTCAATACCTTTTTGCAGGCGGATAACCTCTACACACATACCCTCAATAAGAATGAGTTTGTTACCAGAACATACGATGATGGCACGGTGATTTACAATCAAACAAAGCGGAATAGAGACACCAACCTTTTCTCAGGCAAAACCGGCATGGACTGGAGTATCGACGATGCCAACAGCCTCACCGTCTCTGGGTTTTTCAGCAGCGAAAAAATCCTTGATCGGGGCGATGAGCCCTTTTTCGAAGGAGACCTTAGCAATCGTTACAGACTATGGCAGTTTTTGGAAGATGAGCTTAAAACTACAGTGATGGCTACGGCAGCCTATCAGCACAAATACAAGCAGCCTGGTCGCTTGCTCAATATCGGCTTCAACTACACCTACCACCGGGAAAACGAGCAGTACTTCTTCGATAATATCTTGCCTGAGTCTACCGGAAGAGATGCCTTCAAACTCATTTCTGATGAGCATGTGGCCGATTTCAACCTCGACTACGTGCAGCCCCTGCAATACGGCCGCTTTGAAACAGGTCTTAAGTTTCGCAGACGGACGATCCCAACCAACATGCAGTTCTTTCCGGGGTTGAACTCCCCTATCGACTCAGCGGCTGGCGGCTGGGCCAATTACGGCGAGCTAATTCCCGCCGTGTATGGCAACTACGTCTTCGAAAATGAAAAGTATGAGGTGGAAGCTGGCGTGCGGGTGGAATATGTGAAGATCGACTACAAGGTGAACCCGGATCACCCCACGTACAAAACAAGCGGTTACAACTACACCCAGCCCTTTCCCAACGTGCGCCTGGCCTACAAGCTCAACGAGAACAACAAACTGTCGGTATTCTTCAACCGCCGGGTAGACAGGCCCAACGAGGTTGACATCAGGATTTTCCCCAAATACGACGACGCTGAAATCATCAAAGTGGGTAACCCGGGGCTTCGGCCACAGTTTACTACCAACTACGAGCTAGGCCACAAGGGCAGCTGGAATACAGGCTATTTGTACTCATCCGTTTACCACAAGCAGATGGATGCCACCATCACCCGCATCGGAAGCATCGTGCCGGGCAGCGTACTTATCTACAACATTTTCCAAAATGCTGGCAAAAGCTATAACACTGGCTTTGAAATCCTGCTTTCGCAAAGCCTGGACAAATGGGCCACGGTCAACTTTAGCGTAAACGGCTACCAAAATATCATCGAAGCCTTTACCGTGACCAACCTGTATCCAAAAGTGAATGTATTTACGGCGGCCAGGCAAGAAATCCTTTCAGGCAATGTAAAGCTCAATAGCGTCTTTCACCTGGCAAAGCAAGTGGATATTCAGCTGAGCGGCACTTACCTGGCCCCTGACATCATTCCGCAGGGAACCATTGGCACCCGCTTTTCGCTGGATCTTGGAGTAAAGAAATCCATGCAGCAAGGAAGAGGCGAGCTCTACGCCAATGCCACCGACCTGCTGAACACCATGAGAGTGAAGCGGGAGATTCAGGGCGATGGATTCAAGTACCTGGCCACCGACTACTACGAAACTCAGGTGGTGAGAGTGGGCTATAGTTATAAATTTTAG
- a CDS encoding plastocyanin/azurin family copper-binding protein, whose product MEPGTNKLLLLRVLRIALFTAPMFAGVASTHAQAANDTLTVRIRAVPGMQYDVVRFAAEPGRHVKLVLTNADEMEHNMLINKPEQREAVVNAALALGQQGPKMNYIPEDADVLWVIPLLEPGESDSITFRAPRQTGVYPYVCTFPGHGFVMFGSMHVTNGVMPPLEDDPSVPAGRRADAEAEQIGNEKTQGHPYEPEPPYLYRVLMPDVGPAAIAVSLPNKLSYCWDAGTCRLRYAWQGEFLDMTDYWTIKGELHAKILGTVFYRDKTDFPFRLGVPDKIPSVDFKGYRLVNRFPEFHYYLDDVEVFELILAKEDGSGLVRKFRMPKVSQSVWLVHEPNDGATYTFSSGKWQGNTLLLSQDEAKEFTITMTRKGEASR is encoded by the coding sequence ATGGAGCCTGGAACAAATAAGCTTCTTCTTTTAAGGGTTCTGAGGATTGCACTGTTCACAGCACCGATGTTTGCTGGTGTTGCATCCACCCATGCGCAGGCAGCAAACGACACGCTCACGGTTCGCATTCGTGCGGTACCAGGGATGCAATATGATGTGGTGAGATTTGCCGCCGAGCCGGGCAGGCATGTGAAGCTCGTGTTGACCAATGCTGACGAAATGGAGCACAACATGCTCATCAACAAACCAGAGCAACGGGAGGCTGTTGTCAATGCTGCGCTTGCCCTGGGTCAACAGGGGCCAAAAATGAATTACATTCCTGAAGATGCTGATGTTCTTTGGGTAATTCCGTTGCTGGAACCTGGTGAGTCCGATTCAATCACTTTCAGGGCACCTCGGCAAACCGGAGTTTACCCTTATGTATGCACCTTCCCTGGGCATGGTTTTGTTATGTTTGGGTCGATGCACGTAACCAATGGCGTGATGCCACCACTGGAAGATGACCCATCGGTGCCAGCCGGGCGGCGGGCAGATGCTGAGGCGGAGCAGATAGGTAACGAAAAAACTCAAGGTCATCCATATGAACCTGAGCCTCCTTATCTCTATCGGGTGCTGATGCCAGATGTCGGGCCGGCGGCAATAGCGGTGAGCCTGCCCAATAAGCTCTCCTATTGCTGGGATGCGGGCACTTGCCGACTTCGCTATGCGTGGCAAGGTGAATTCCTCGATATGACTGACTACTGGACGATCAAAGGCGAACTCCATGCGAAGATTTTAGGTACTGTTTTTTACCGGGACAAAACTGACTTCCCATTCCGCCTTGGTGTGCCAGACAAAATACCTTCGGTTGATTTCAAAGGCTATCGGCTGGTCAATCGCTTTCCGGAGTTTCACTATTATTTGGATGATGTTGAGGTGTTTGAGCTGATTCTTGCCAAGGAAGATGGTTCAGGCCTGGTGAGGAAATTCAGGATGCCTAAGGTAAGCCAATCGGTGTGGTTGGTACATGAACCGAACGACGGAGCGACTTACACTTTCTCATCAGGAAAATGGCAGGGTAACACATTGCTGCTATCGCAGGATGAGGCAAAGGAATTTACTATCACCATGACCAGGAAAGGAGAGGCAAGCCGATGA
- a CDS encoding PQQ-dependent sugar dehydrogenase: MKWINFFTVVICLLAISGCQDTDKRKEPTTSYIVETIPLPEGLEGETGAIAFLPDGRLVACFLRGEVMIYDPAKESWQVFATGLHEPLGVLVVDESELLVMQRPELTRVKDTDGDGQADLFETVTDDFGMTGNYHEWNYGPVKDSKGNLFIGLNTSSEWGIMQEEVRGRLDTTLVPGKPLQKFSAVPYRGWIMKLTPEGKTIPYASGFRSPRGLVVDDSDRLFVTDNQGDWVGTSTIFQVEEGKFYGHPASLLWTPGWDRGDPSKLPVEELNAMRTMASVLMPHGIISSSPTQLVVDETDGKFGPFSGQLFIGEMNQERIIRAMLEEVDGQLQGAVLPFIDGQNLLKGNNRLAFAPDGSLWVGHVQYGFVGDKGIQRIVFTGKPPVDIYDMKITKKGFDLTFTQPLNDSLASAPASYELKHYYYDYHLKYGSDQYDVQDVAVTSVELSADRKKVSLTLMELKKGYIYELNLKGITSSNGEPLANTLICYTVNRLR; encoded by the coding sequence ATGAAGTGGATAAACTTTTTTACTGTGGTTATTTGCCTGCTGGCAATTTCCGGCTGCCAGGATACCGATAAAAGGAAGGAACCAACCACGTCTTACATTGTGGAAACGATCCCGCTGCCCGAGGGGCTGGAGGGAGAGACTGGAGCGATAGCCTTTCTCCCCGATGGCAGGCTGGTGGCTTGCTTTCTCAGGGGTGAAGTAATGATTTACGACCCAGCCAAAGAGAGTTGGCAGGTGTTTGCCACTGGGTTACACGAACCACTTGGTGTACTGGTTGTCGATGAATCGGAGCTGCTGGTTATGCAGCGCCCCGAGCTAACCAGGGTCAAAGACACGGATGGTGACGGCCAGGCCGATTTGTTCGAAACTGTGACCGATGATTTTGGGATGACAGGCAACTACCACGAATGGAACTACGGCCCGGTGAAGGACAGCAAGGGCAACCTGTTCATTGGTTTGAACACCTCTTCAGAGTGGGGCATCATGCAGGAGGAAGTGCGTGGCAGGCTTGACACCACGTTGGTGCCTGGCAAGCCGTTGCAAAAATTTTCGGCGGTGCCCTACCGGGGCTGGATCATGAAACTCACGCCCGAAGGAAAGACCATTCCTTACGCTTCAGGCTTCCGTTCTCCCAGAGGCCTTGTGGTTGATGATAGCGACAGACTATTTGTTACTGATAATCAGGGCGACTGGGTAGGAACCAGTACGATTTTTCAAGTGGAAGAAGGGAAGTTTTATGGGCATCCTGCCAGTCTGCTATGGACACCGGGGTGGGACAGGGGAGATCCTTCGAAACTACCAGTGGAAGAACTCAATGCCATGCGAACAATGGCTTCTGTGCTCATGCCTCATGGTATCATCAGCTCGTCACCCACTCAACTTGTGGTCGATGAAACGGATGGTAAGTTTGGCCCTTTTTCCGGCCAGCTTTTTATTGGAGAAATGAATCAGGAGCGTATCATTCGGGCTATGCTGGAGGAAGTTGACGGGCAGTTGCAGGGAGCTGTGCTGCCTTTTATCGATGGCCAAAATCTTCTGAAAGGCAATAACCGTCTCGCTTTTGCCCCTGATGGGAGCTTATGGGTGGGGCACGTGCAATATGGGTTTGTGGGCGACAAAGGCATTCAAAGGATAGTTTTCACTGGTAAGCCTCCGGTCGATATATACGATATGAAAATTACTAAGAAGGGCTTTGATCTGACTTTTACGCAGCCGCTCAATGATTCTTTGGCATCGGCACCGGCCAGTTATGAATTGAAGCACTATTACTACGACTACCACCTGAAATATGGGTCGGATCAATATGATGTGCAGGATGTGGCAGTAACATCCGTTGAACTGTCGGCTGATAGGAAGAAAGTGTCTCTTACGCTGATGGAATTGAAGAAAGGGTATATTTATGAGCTGAACCTGAAAGGAATTACTTCTTCCAATGGCGAGCCGCTTGCCAATACATTGATTTGTTATACGGTCAATCGGTTGAGGTAA
- a CDS encoding VF530 family protein, which yields MISKDPRKGGLAGRVTKLSNSEQQNNPLHGVRLDAILEELVAKLGWEELGKKINIRCFNYDPSIKSSLAFLRKTPWAREKVEQLYLRTTKKGRK from the coding sequence ATGATAAGTAAAGATCCAAGAAAAGGTGGTCTGGCTGGAAGAGTGACAAAACTCTCCAATTCAGAACAGCAAAACAACCCGCTCCATGGGGTAAGGTTGGATGCTATTCTGGAAGAACTGGTGGCTAAGCTTGGCTGGGAGGAACTGGGTAAAAAAATCAATATTCGCTGTTTTAACTACGACCCTTCTATTAAATCCAGCCTGGCATTTTTAAGAAAGACACCCTGGGCGAGAGAGAAAGTGGAACAACTGTACCTACGCACAACTAAAAAAGGCAGGAAATGA
- a CDS encoding PadR family transcriptional regulator, translated as MYYCTMYSKELLKGTIDMIILRLLSEHGRMYGYEICQKVKELTGGKILLKDGSLYPALHKMLVDGTVTTEEVSIGKRVRKYYTLTQKGNEAKKEKVSQLMDFLKTIESIMFEPDSKQASA; from the coding sequence ATGTATTATTGTACTATGTATTCAAAAGAGCTATTGAAAGGCACCATTGACATGATCATTTTGAGGCTACTCAGTGAGCATGGCAGAATGTACGGTTACGAAATTTGTCAAAAGGTAAAGGAATTAACCGGCGGTAAAATTCTATTGAAAGACGGTTCGCTGTATCCGGCCCTTCACAAAATGCTGGTCGACGGCACGGTGACTACCGAAGAAGTGAGCATAGGCAAACGGGTCAGAAAGTATTACACGCTCACTCAAAAAGGAAATGAAGCCAAGAAGGAAAAGGTGTCGCAGTTGATGGACTTTTTGAAGACCATTGAGAGCATCATGTTTGAACCAGATAGTAAACAGGCCAGCGCATGA
- a CDS encoding mannonate dehydratase, with protein sequence MIKKPSTSHSSTSIDRRDFTKVLTGGFIGAGLLSTVSTEATSAPKKAVPRKNNLHHVGGDYHVVMSDDSHDWNERQRVWTNNRNFQYHERQGVKHFTNIMSGAWNLDQMKKWKADCDNYGMTWEAIRMDSSYIYLKPGAEREKKVEEIAANIERASQVGVKVITMHWTLIPIRRNGHTPGRGGSSYHAFKLEDNWKSLPVEAHGIVSYDDYWERITYFLTNLIPVCEQYDVRLGIHPYDPPGLPRGYQGVDTWDAAPASVFESLKKYESIVDSPYNAFQLCLGTVMEGLKDPKNELLPIVKYFAEKGKIVQIHMRNIRGGLHNFEEVYIDEGEADFIEVVRILRDAGYQYSICPDHVPTHPDDPRGYQAFAQAFGYIRSLIAAANAEVA encoded by the coding sequence ATGATCAAGAAACCCTCAACATCGCATAGCTCAACTTCTATCGACAGACGTGATTTTACCAAAGTACTCACCGGTGGCTTTATTGGCGCCGGGCTGCTGAGCACAGTTTCAACTGAAGCGACGTCCGCACCAAAAAAAGCTGTTCCAAGGAAAAACAACCTCCATCATGTGGGTGGCGATTACCATGTAGTGATGAGCGACGACAGCCACGACTGGAATGAGAGGCAGCGTGTGTGGACGAATAACCGCAATTTTCAGTATCATGAACGGCAGGGAGTAAAGCACTTCACCAATATTATGAGCGGGGCCTGGAACCTCGATCAAATGAAGAAGTGGAAAGCGGACTGCGACAATTATGGCATGACGTGGGAAGCTATTCGAATGGATTCTTCCTATATCTACCTGAAACCCGGCGCCGAAAGAGAGAAGAAGGTGGAGGAAATTGCCGCTAATATTGAAAGGGCCTCGCAAGTTGGGGTCAAGGTCATTACCATGCACTGGACACTCATCCCCATTCGCCGAAACGGTCATACTCCGGGCCGGGGCGGATCCAGCTATCACGCTTTTAAACTGGAAGACAATTGGAAGTCGCTGCCAGTCGAAGCACACGGCATTGTGAGTTACGATGACTATTGGGAGCGGATCACCTATTTTCTGACCAACCTTATCCCGGTTTGTGAGCAATATGATGTGCGGCTGGGGATCCACCCCTACGACCCTCCGGGGCTGCCACGAGGCTATCAGGGTGTCGATACCTGGGACGCTGCACCAGCGTCTGTTTTCGAGTCGCTAAAGAAATATGAATCTATTGTTGATAGTCCGTACAATGCTTTTCAGTTGTGCCTCGGCACCGTAATGGAAGGGTTAAAAGATCCCAAAAATGAGCTGCTGCCTATTGTGAAGTACTTCGCAGAAAAGGGCAAAATCGTTCAAATCCACATGCGAAATATTAGGGGCGGCCTACACAATTTCGAAGAAGTTTACATCGATGAAGGAGAAGCCGATTTCATTGAGGTGGTGAGAATCCTTCGTGATGCAGGCTACCAGTATTCCATTTGCCCTGATCATGTGCCTACACATCCGGATGACCCCCGGGGCTACCAGGCCTTTGCGCAGGCTTTTGGTTATATCAGAAGCCTGATTGCTGCCGCTAACGCTGAAGTTGCCTGA